The window CTGTTCGGACGAGCGGCGGTGGAACGCGCATGAGCACGATCATCGCCACACTCGGCACGGACCGCGCCCGGCGCCTGCGCGCCGCGCTCACCGTCCTGCTCGCGGCGGCCCTCGCCGTCGGCGCACCGTTCTACTTCGCCCCCTTCCAGGTCTTCCAGCTGACCATGGTGCTCCTGTACGCCGTGGCGCTGGCGGGACTGAACCTGCTGGTCGGCTTCGGCGGGCAGATCTCGCTCGGGCACGGCGCGTTCTTCGCGGCGGGCGCCTACACGGCGGCGGTCATGCTCGACCGGTACGACACCGGCCACCTGGCCACGCTGCCGGCCGCGGCCGCCGGATGCTTCCTGCTGGGCCTCGGCTTCGGAGTGCCCGCGCTGCGGCTGCGCGGCCTGTACCTGGCCCTGGTCACCCTCGCGTTCGCGGTGTTCCTGCCGCCCCTGCTCAAGCGGCTCGAACCGGTGACGGGCGGCTCCATGGGCCTGACCGTGGACAAGCCGCAGCCGCCCGCGTGGAGCGGGCTGGCCGAGGACCAGTGGATGTACCTCGTCGTCCTCGCCGTCACCGCGGTGGCCCTGCTGCTCGCCCGCAACCTGCTGCGGTCCCGGGTCGGCCGGGCCCTGCTCGCCGTGCGGGACAACGAGAGCGCCGCCGAGGTGATGGGCGTACGGCTGTCCCTGCACAAGACGCTCGCCTTCGCGTGGAGCGCGATGTTCGCGGGTGTCGCCGGGTGTCTGTACACCTGGGTGATCGGCTTCGTCTCGCCCGACTCCTTCAGCTTCGTCGTCTCCATCACGCTGCTGGCCGGCCTGGTGGTCGGGGGGCTCGGCTCGCTGTACGGGCCCCTGCTCGGGGCGGCGTTCGTGATGTACGTGCCGAGCGTGTCCCAGGACGTCAGCGAGGCGGCACCGGGAGTGGTGTTCGGCCTGCTGATCATCACGGTGATGTTCGTGGCCCCGACGGGACTGGCCGGCCTGCCGGGCCGTCTCCGGGCCACCGTCACCCGCCACCTGCCCCGCCCCCCAGCCACCCCCGACCGGACGCCCGAGGCCGACTCCGCGCCGAGCACGGAGCCGAACGCCCCGGCTGATTCCGCGGCGAGCACGGAGCCGAACGCCCCGGCTGATTCCGCGGCGAGCACGGAGCCGAACGCCCCGGCTGATTCCGCGGCGAGTACGGAGCCGAACGCCTTGGCCGATTCCGCGCCGAGCACGGTGCCGAACGCCCTGGCCGATTCCGCGGCGAGTACGGAGCCGAACCTCCCGGCCGATTCCGCGCCCGATGCGCAGCCGGATTCACCGGCCGCATCCGAACCCACCGCGACGGATACCCCCGCGGACCCCGCAGTTGCCGATGCCGAACCCGTGGGCGCACCGCCCCGCACGGAAAAGGAATGAACCACATGCGCAAGACCACCGCGCTGCGGGCGGCCGCTGCCGCCACCGCAGCTCTGCTCACCGCGACCGCCTGCAGCAGCCAGCGAGGGCAGGACTCCCAGGACACCGCCGTCGATGGCGCGTGCAAGGGCCAGCAGACCACCGGCATCACCGACAAGAGCATCAAGCTGGGCGGGATCTACCCGCTGTCGGGACCCGCCTCCGCCTACGGCACGATCAGCAAGGGAGTGGCCGCCTACTTCGACCACGTCAACGACAAGGGCGGCATAGACGGCCGCAAGGTGGAGTTCATCGTCCGCGACGACGGCTACCAGCCGCCCAAGGCGGTCGAGGAGGCGCGCAGACTGGTCGAGCGGGAGAAGGTCTTCGCCGTGTTCCAGAGCCTTGGCACCCCGTCCACGGCAGCCGTCTGGGACTACCTCGACAAGCAGAAGGTGCCGCAGCCCTTCGTCGCCACGGGCGCCTCCGTCTGGGGTACGGACGACAAGCACCCCTGGACCATCGGCTGGCAGCCCAACTACGTGTCCGAGGCGCGGGTGTACGCCAAGTACCTCAAGGACGACAAGCCCAAGGCCAAGGTCGCCGTCCTCTTCCAGAACGACGACTTCGGCAAGGACCTGCTCGGCGGCTTCAAGCAGGCCGTCGCCGGCAGCGGCGTCAAGGTGGTCGCCGAGGAGAGCTACGAGGTCACCGATCCCTCCGTCTCGGCGCAGATGACGAGCCTCGCCCGCTCCAAGGCGGACGTGCTGCTCAACATCACCACGCCCAAGTTCGGCAGCCAGGCCCTCGCCGCCGACGCCAAGAACCCCAAGTGGAACCCGCTGCACATCGTGAACAACGTGTCCTCCTCCGCGGCCGTGCTCCAGCCCGTCGGGTTCAAGAACGTCCAGGGCGTGGTCTCGGCGACCTACTTCAAGGACCCCGCCGACCCGCAGTGGGCCGACGACCCGGAGATGAAGGCGTACACGGACGCGCTGCACAAGCACGCGCCCGACTCGGACCCGGCCAACCAGTTCAACGCCTACGGCTGGGCCGCCGCCTCCAGCCTGCACAAGGCACTGGACGCGATGAAGTGTCCGACCAGGGAGGGGCTGCGGGACGCGGTGCGCAACCTGAACGACGTGAAGGTGGACATGCTGCTGCCCGGGGTCACCCTCGCCACCGGGCCCGACGACGCATTCCCGATCGAGACGATGCAGCTGATGCGGTTCAAGGGCGAGCGGTGGCAGCTGTTCGGCAAGCCGGTGGACACCCGAGAGGAGTTCGGCCCGCTCGCCGAGTGAGCCGGCGGGGGCGGTCCCGGTCGATGCCCTGACCCTGGGGACCGCCCCCGCTCGGGCCGCAGGGCCCGGGCACATCGGGACGCCACGCGGTGGGCGAGCTCGCGGCCTTACCGGGTTCAATAGGCTTATATGGGATCAGTAGGTCGACGCGCATTCAAAAGCGCCCAGCCACCGACAAGGAGCATTGGCGACCGAGGACAAGGTGGTGTCCGGCGGTGGAGAAGCGGATGACGGAGCTCAGCGAAAGCCACGACGATCCGTTCGCCCTGCACATCGCCGCCTTGGCGGTGCTCGACGACCGGGGCGCCGTGGTCGGATGGAACCGGCGGGCCGAGGAACTGCTCGGCTATCCGGACACAGCGGTGATCGGTCGGCCCGCATTCGACGTCCTTGTCGATCCTGGCGATCTGCCGACTGCCAGAGAGGCCGTGGCGAGCTGCAGGAAAGCCGGCGGCTGGTTCGGGGTGCTCCACGTGCGGCACCGTGACGGGCGGCTCGTGGAGATGGGGCTCAGGGCCCATCCGTTCTCGCGCGACGGCCAGGTCCGTGAGTGGTTCCTTGCCGGGGCACCCGCGGCTGACGTCCTGGAGTGGCAAAGGGACCGCGCGGTTCTCGACGGGTTGTACCGCCGGTGCCCGATCGGCCTGGTCGTCCACGGCCCCGACCTGAGGCTTCTCCGGGTCAACCGGGCCATCGAACGCTTCAGCGGCATCCCGGCAGCGGACTTTCGAGGGCTGCCCACCGGCTGTTTCCTCCTCCCCGACGACGCACGCAGGGCCGTGGACCGGGTGCGCCAGGTGATGGACACCCGAAGGCCGTCGGTCTACTCCGAGCAGTTCGTCCGCCTGGAGCAGGATCCGGCACGCGAGCGGGTCGCGATGGTCTCCTCCTTCCCGATGGAGGATCCCTCCGGCCGCATCCTGGGCGTGGCCGAGATGATCGAGGACATCACCGAACGCCATCGCGCCCAGCGTCGGCTCGCGCTCCTCGACGAGGCCGGCGGCCGTATCGGCACCACCCTCGACGTGGCGGAGACGGCCCGGGAACTCGCCGAGGTGATGGTGCCTCACCTCGCCGACCATGCGTCAGTGGACCTGCTGCAGCCCGTGACGCGCGGTGAGGAACTGGCGCGGCCCCTGGCAGGGCCGGTGGTACGCCTGGGGGCCAGCGGCGTCGGTGCCCAGCAGGCCGGCCCGCCCCACCCCGCGGGCGAGCCGGTGGAGTTCGCGCCGGGCACACCCCAGGCCAGATGCCTGGCCGAAGGACGGCCCGTCCTGGAACCGGTGCTCCCGCCCGACTGGTTCTCGACGGAAGGCCGCCAGGGAGCCCGAGCCCCGGACCTGGGCGCCCACTCGTTGATCGTGGTCCCAGTCGCCGCACGTGGCCAGGTGCTGGGAGTGATGACCCTGTGGCGTTCGCGCCGCCCTGATCCCTTCGAGGCGGACGATCTCACCCTCGCCCAGGAACTCGCCTCGCGCGCCGCCGTCGCCATCGACAACGCCCGGCGCTTCACCCAGCAGCAGCAGACGGCGTTCACCCTGCAGAGCAGCCTTCTGCTCCGGGCGGTTCCGGACCAGTCGGCCGTCGAGGTGGCCCTGCGGTACCTGCCGGCCAGCGCGGCCCCGGGCCTGGGCGGCGACTGGTTCGACGTCATCCCCCTGTCCGGGGCCCGGGTCGCCCTCGTCGTCGGCGACGTGGTGGGACGCGGCATCCACGCTGCCGCCACCATGGGCCGGCTGCGTACCGCCGTACACACGCTCGCCAGCCTCGACCTGGAACCGGACGAGGTCCTCTCCCGCCTGGACGACCTGGTCAACCTCCTGGCGGCCGAACAGGAAGCGGTCGGCGAACGGCCCGTGGGCGAGCAGGTCATCGGTGCCACCTGCCTGTACGCCGTGTACGACCCGGTCTCCGGGCGGTGCTCCCTGGCTCGCGCCGGTCACCCGCCGCCTGTGGTGACCGCTCCGGACGGACAGGCGGCCCTGCTGGACCTGCCCGCCGGCCCACCGCTCGGCCTGGGCGGCCTGCCGTTCGAGGCACGGGACGTCGAACTGGCCGAGGGAAGCCTGCTGTGCCTGTACACCAACGGGCTCATCGGCGAAGGCCACCTCGATGCCGACGCCGGCCTGGCCAAGCTGCGCGCGGCCCTCACCCGCCCCGGCGACGCGCTGGAACGGACATGCCAAGCGGTGGTCGACTCGCTCGTCCCCTCGCGCCCCAGCGACGACGTCGCTCTGCTGATCGCCCGCACGCGCATGCTGCCACCGGACAACGTCGCCTCCTGGCGTCTGCCACTGGAGCCTGCCAGCGCCGCCCGGGCCCGGGCCCTGGCCGCCGCCAAGCTGACCGAATGGGGGCTGGAGCACTTGGCGTTCAGCACCGAGTTGATCGCCAGCGAACTGGTCACCAACGTCTACCGCTACGCCAGCGGCCCCGCGACCCTGCGGCTGATCCGCGAACGGTGCCTGGTGTGCGAGGTCAGCGACAGCAGCCACACCTCACCCCACCTACGCCACGCCCGTACCACCGACGAGGGCGGACGCGGCCTGTTCCTGGTGGCCCAGATGACCGAACGCTGGGGCACCCGATACACCCGCGAGGGCAAGACCGTGTGGACCGAACAACCACTGGCCGGCATGCTCACCTGACCATCATCACGAGGCGCCGTTACGGGATGGATCGTGCCGTCCAGCCTGACCTGACGGGCTGCCTGCGGCGCCGTTGTGCGACGGGACTTGGGCCGCCGGGCGGACTACGGCGGCGGCCCCGAGGCCGCTCTCGTAGCCCGCCCGCTCCGCCGTGGTCACTCGGCTGCGGCGAGCAGCCGGGCCTCGCTCTCCTCGTACAGCCGCCGGTTCTCGACGCTCTCTGCGGTGCGGCGCCGGCGGTCCAGACGGCTGCCCAGCCAGCCCGCCAGGTAGCCGAACGGGACGGAGACCAGTCCGGTGGACTGCATCGGGAACAGCGCGAAGTCGGCGTCCGGGAAGACGGCGGACGGCGTGCCCGAAACGGCTTGGGAGAAGACCATCAGCACCAGCGCGCAGGCCGCGCCGCCGTAGAGCGTGGCGAGCAGGCCGGTGCGGGTGAATCCCCGCCAGAACAGGGAGTAGGTGAGCGCGGGTGCCACCGCCGATGCCCCGATGCAGATGGCCAGAGTGGTCAGCACGCCGACATCCCAGTTCTGGACGAGGGTGGCGAGCCCGATGGCAACGGTTCCCACGACCACGCTCGTCCACACCGCCACCGTCATCTCCGTACGCGGCTCCGCCTGCCCCCGCCGTGCCACATGGGCGAACAGGTCGTGGGCGAGCGACGAGGCCGCGGCCAGGGTCATCCCCGCGACCGACGACAGCAGGGTGATGAACACCATGCCCGCCACGGCCGAGTAGAGAATCGTCGTGCCCGTCGAGCCGGCTGCCCCGCCGAGCACCTGCGACAGCATGAGCACCGACGTCCTGCCGTGTGGGTCGGCCGCGATGATGGACTGCGAGCCCACCAGCGCCGCCGCGCCCGTACCCATGATGATCACGAGCAGGCAGAACGTGGTGACCGTGCCGACCGCCCACGACATGGAGCGACGCACGGCCGGCACGTCCTGGGCGGAGAACAGACGCATCGTGATGTGGGGCAGGCAGGCCACGCCGAGCACCACAGTGATCTGGAACCCGATGAAGTCCAGCCGCTCGCCGGCCGAGGTGCCCAGCTGAAGGCCCTGCTGGAGGAAGGCAGGGCCCGCGCCGCTGCCCCGCTGGGCAGCCCTGAGTACGTCGCCGAAGCTCCAGTCGAAGCGGTTCAGCACCAGGACGGCCACGACAGCGCTGGTGGCGAGCAGGAACACGATCTTCACCATCTGAACGAGCGCGGTGCCTCGCATACCGCCGAGCGCCGCGTAAATGATCATCAGGCTGCCGACCATGATGATGCTGCCCGTCCTGGCGCCCGCCACGTGCGGGAGGTCCAGGATGAAGGTGAGCAACGACCCGGCCCCGGAGAGCTGGACGATCAGAAAGGGCACGGTCGCCGAAAGCGTCACCACGCAGGCGGCGACCCGCACGGCCCGCCCGGGCATGTTGCGGGCCAGGACGTCGCCCATGG of the Streptomyces sp. T12 genome contains:
- a CDS encoding SpoIIE family protein phosphatase, with translation MTELSESHDDPFALHIAALAVLDDRGAVVGWNRRAEELLGYPDTAVIGRPAFDVLVDPGDLPTAREAVASCRKAGGWFGVLHVRHRDGRLVEMGLRAHPFSRDGQVREWFLAGAPAADVLEWQRDRAVLDGLYRRCPIGLVVHGPDLRLLRVNRAIERFSGIPAADFRGLPTGCFLLPDDARRAVDRVRQVMDTRRPSVYSEQFVRLEQDPARERVAMVSSFPMEDPSGRILGVAEMIEDITERHRAQRRLALLDEAGGRIGTTLDVAETARELAEVMVPHLADHASVDLLQPVTRGEELARPLAGPVVRLGASGVGAQQAGPPHPAGEPVEFAPGTPQARCLAEGRPVLEPVLPPDWFSTEGRQGARAPDLGAHSLIVVPVAARGQVLGVMTLWRSRRPDPFEADDLTLAQELASRAAVAIDNARRFTQQQQTAFTLQSSLLLRAVPDQSAVEVALRYLPASAAPGLGGDWFDVIPLSGARVALVVGDVVGRGIHAAATMGRLRTAVHTLASLDLEPDEVLSRLDDLVNLLAAEQEAVGERPVGEQVIGATCLYAVYDPVSGRCSLARAGHPPPVVTAPDGQAALLDLPAGPPLGLGGLPFEARDVELAEGSLLCLYTNGLIGEGHLDADAGLAKLRAALTRPGDALERTCQAVVDSLVPSRPSDDVALLIARTRMLPPDNVASWRLPLEPASAARARALAAAKLTEWGLEHLAFSTELIASELVTNVYRYASGPATLRLIRERCLVCEVSDSSHTSPHLRHARTTDEGGRGLFLVAQMTERWGTRYTREGKTVWTEQPLAGMLT
- a CDS encoding ABC transporter substrate-binding protein — its product is MRKTTALRAAAAATAALLTATACSSQRGQDSQDTAVDGACKGQQTTGITDKSIKLGGIYPLSGPASAYGTISKGVAAYFDHVNDKGGIDGRKVEFIVRDDGYQPPKAVEEARRLVEREKVFAVFQSLGTPSTAAVWDYLDKQKVPQPFVATGASVWGTDDKHPWTIGWQPNYVSEARVYAKYLKDDKPKAKVAVLFQNDDFGKDLLGGFKQAVAGSGVKVVAEESYEVTDPSVSAQMTSLARSKADVLLNITTPKFGSQALAADAKNPKWNPLHIVNNVSSSAAVLQPVGFKNVQGVVSATYFKDPADPQWADDPEMKAYTDALHKHAPDSDPANQFNAYGWAAASSLHKALDAMKCPTREGLRDAVRNLNDVKVDMLLPGVTLATGPDDAFPIETMQLMRFKGERWQLFGKPVDTREEFGPLAE
- a CDS encoding branched-chain amino acid ABC transporter permease, producing MSTIIATLGTDRARRLRAALTVLLAAALAVGAPFYFAPFQVFQLTMVLLYAVALAGLNLLVGFGGQISLGHGAFFAAGAYTAAVMLDRYDTGHLATLPAAAAGCFLLGLGFGVPALRLRGLYLALVTLAFAVFLPPLLKRLEPVTGGSMGLTVDKPQPPAWSGLAEDQWMYLVVLAVTAVALLLARNLLRSRVGRALLAVRDNESAAEVMGVRLSLHKTLAFAWSAMFAGVAGCLYTWVIGFVSPDSFSFVVSITLLAGLVVGGLGSLYGPLLGAAFVMYVPSVSQDVSEAAPGVVFGLLIITVMFVAPTGLAGLPGRLRATVTRHLPRPPATPDRTPEADSAPSTEPNAPADSAASTEPNAPADSAASTEPNAPADSAASTEPNALADSAPSTVPNALADSAASTEPNLPADSAPDAQPDSPAASEPTATDTPADPAVADAEPVGAPPRTEKE
- a CDS encoding cation acetate symporter is translated as MNDFSSGTQATVLLLFTVLVTLTLLMCVMAGPDRDDLTNFYTGYRSLTPFKNALAIAGDYISAATVLSTTGIVALTGYDGYVLAVSTALSLVLLMFLLAEPLRNAGQFTMGDVLARNMPGRAVRVAACVVTLSATVPFLIVQLSGAGSLLTFILDLPHVAGARTGSIIMVGSLMIIYAALGGMRGTALVQMVKIVFLLATSAVVAVLVLNRFDWSFGDVLRAAQRGSGAGPAFLQQGLQLGTSAGERLDFIGFQITVVLGVACLPHITMRLFSAQDVPAVRRSMSWAVGTVTTFCLLVIIMGTGAAALVGSQSIIAADPHGRTSVLMLSQVLGGAAGSTGTTILYSAVAGMVFITLLSSVAGMTLAAASSLAHDLFAHVARRGQAEPRTEMTVAVWTSVVVGTVAIGLATLVQNWDVGVLTTLAICIGASAVAPALTYSLFWRGFTRTGLLATLYGGAACALVLMVFSQAVSGTPSAVFPDADFALFPMQSTGLVSVPFGYLAGWLGSRLDRRRRTAESVENRRLYEESEARLLAAAE